ATGATAAGGTAATGACAAATCCAATTGCCGGCACGAGACCGAGAGGGAAAACGAAGCAGGAAGATGAGGAAATCGAAAAAGAACTGTTAGGAAATGAGAAAGAGCGGGCGGAGCATATGATGCTTGTGGATCTAGGCCGAAATGATATTGGCAGAGTAAGTGAAATTGGCTCTGTGACGATAGATAAATATATGAAAGTAGAGAAATACTCTCACGTTATGCACATTGTATCTAAAGTTTACGGAACATTGCAAAAACGGATGAGTGGATTTGATGCATTAGCGTATTGTTTACCAGCCGGCACAGTATCAGGCGCTCCGAAAATAAGGGCGATGGAAATTATTAATACGTTAGAGCATGAAAAAAGAAATGTATACGCCGGAGCAGTTGGATATATTTCATTCTCAGGAAATCTTGATATGGCGCTAGCAATTCGAACGATGGTTGTAAAAGATGAGAAAGCGTACGTTCAGGCAGGAGCGGGTATCGTCTACGATTCAGACCCTGTAGCTGAATATGAAGAAACATTAAATAAAGCGAGAGCGCTTTTGGAGGTTATGAAATGATTGTACTGATCGATAATTATGATTCCTTCACATATAACTTGTATCAACTATTAGGCGAGTACGAGGAAGAAATTGTTGTAGTAAGAAATGATCAAATAACAATTGAACAATTAGAGGAGATGAAGCCGAAAGGAATTGTGCTATCACCAGGACCTGGAAAACCAGAAGATGCTGGAATTTGTATCGATGTTATTCGTCACTTTTATAAGAACGTTCCCATCTTAGGAATTTGCCTTGGCCATCAAGCAATCATATCCGCATTTGGAGGAGAAATTGTTAGAGCAGAGCACATTAAACACGGAAAAACATCGCGTGTGAAACATAACGGAACGTCAATCTTTTCGTACGTTACGCAGCCGCTAACAGCGATGCGTTACCATTCACTCGTCGCAGCGCAAAATGGTTTGCCGCAGTGTTTTGACATACTCGCGACAGCGATGGATGACGGAGAAATCATGGCAGTTCGTCACAACTATTATCCGCTCTTCGGATTACAGTTTCACCCAGAATCAATTGCAACAGAAGAAGGCGGAAAGTTAATACGTGCTTTTTTGGCAGAAGTGAAAGAGGAGGAGAGAGTATGAACAGTTATCTTCGAAAGTTAGTAGAGGGACAACATTTAACAGAAGAGGAAATGTATGAAGCGGGACTTCTTTTATTAAGTGACAACATATTGGAAAGTGAAGTTGCAGCTTTCTTAGTATTGCTGAAAGCGAAAGGCGAAACAGCAGAAGAAATATACGGTCTCGTTCGTGCTCTTCGCGAAAAGGCATTACCGTTTTCAAATCATATAAAAGGCGCGATGGACAATTGCGGAACGGGTGGTGACGGTGCGCAAACATTCAATATTAGTACAACATCGGCATTTGTACTTGCCGGAGCTGGTGTAAAGGTTGCGAAACATGGAAACCGCGCTGTTTCTAGTAAAACAGGAAGTGCTGATTTATTAGAAGAACTCGGTGTAAACATTAGTTGTACGCCAGGTGAGATTGACTACTTATTAGAAAATGTAGGGATTGCCTTCTTAT
This Bacillus mycoides DNA region includes the following protein-coding sequences:
- a CDS encoding aminodeoxychorismate/anthranilate synthase component II; protein product: MIVLIDNYDSFTYNLYQLLGEYEEEIVVVRNDQITIEQLEEMKPKGIVLSPGPGKPEDAGICIDVIRHFYKNVPILGICLGHQAIISAFGGEIVRAEHIKHGKTSRVKHNGTSIFSYVTQPLTAMRYHSLVAAQNGLPQCFDILATAMDDGEIMAVRHNYYPLFGLQFHPESIATEEGGKLIRAFLAEVKEEERV